In Methylacidiphilum infernorum V4, a single window of DNA contains:
- a CDS encoding glutamate decarboxylase, translating to MHKFFDNHLQEDKIEELLYPAYAKRAMVEAVPKYRLPQKGMPPEVAAQLIRDELMLEGNPRLNLATFVTTWMEKEARELIAETYDKNLIDKDEYPKTAEIEKRCVRMIARLFHGSDNEKPVGTSTVGSSEAIMLAGLAMKWNWKKRQKNSGRSFDKPNLVMGTNVQVVWEKFCRYFEVEPRFIPVVAGSYVTNPEKVASYLDDNTIGVVAILGTTYSGEFEPIEQIHEAIKDFCLTRGMKIPLHIDAASGGFVAPFIHPELKWDFQLPLVESINVSGHKYGLVYPGVGWAIWRTESSLPEELIFKVNYLGGELPTFSLNFSRPGSQVIAQYYNFLRLGEEGYIQILKSMQSISLHLAEKIESLRIFEMISRGKDIPVICFELKAEEPFSVFDLSHRLREKGWQVPAYFMPPEAQNTAVMRIVIREGFSRDMADVLFHDIKTAVEELRTHTLSRQPRKSLRFIH from the coding sequence ATGCATAAATTTTTTGATAATCATCTCCAAGAGGATAAAATTGAAGAACTTCTCTATCCTGCCTATGCCAAGCGGGCTATGGTAGAGGCCGTTCCAAAATATCGGCTTCCTCAAAAAGGCATGCCTCCTGAAGTTGCCGCTCAGCTCATAAGAGATGAATTAATGCTCGAAGGCAATCCTCGGCTGAACCTGGCCACCTTTGTAACGACCTGGATGGAAAAAGAAGCCAGGGAGTTGATAGCTGAAACCTATGATAAGAACTTAATTGATAAAGACGAATATCCTAAAACGGCCGAAATTGAGAAACGCTGCGTACGCATGATCGCCCGGCTTTTCCATGGATCGGACAATGAAAAACCTGTTGGAACTTCCACAGTAGGTTCTTCTGAAGCGATTATGCTCGCCGGGCTGGCCATGAAATGGAATTGGAAGAAAAGACAAAAAAATTCAGGAAGGTCTTTCGATAAGCCTAACTTAGTGATGGGAACCAATGTTCAGGTCGTATGGGAAAAATTTTGCCGGTATTTTGAAGTTGAACCGAGGTTTATTCCTGTCGTTGCAGGAAGCTATGTTACTAATCCAGAAAAAGTAGCTTCATATTTAGATGACAATACGATCGGGGTTGTAGCCATCTTGGGAACGACTTATTCCGGCGAGTTTGAGCCTATAGAGCAGATCCATGAGGCGATAAAAGATTTTTGTCTCACCCGGGGAATGAAAATCCCCCTTCATATCGATGCCGCAAGCGGGGGCTTCGTGGCTCCTTTTATTCACCCCGAGCTCAAGTGGGATTTCCAGCTCCCTCTTGTTGAATCGATTAATGTTTCGGGTCACAAATACGGCTTGGTGTACCCGGGTGTAGGATGGGCTATTTGGAGAACTGAATCGTCTTTGCCTGAAGAGCTTATCTTCAAAGTCAATTATCTAGGAGGAGAACTGCCCACCTTTAGCTTAAACTTTTCCCGCCCGGGGAGCCAGGTTATCGCCCAGTATTATAACTTTCTGAGGCTTGGGGAAGAAGGTTACATCCAAATCCTCAAGTCTATGCAATCGATCAGCCTTCATCTGGCAGAGAAAATAGAATCCTTGAGGATCTTTGAAATGATCAGCCGAGGAAAGGATATTCCGGTAATCTGCTTTGAGCTTAAAGCAGAAGAGCCATTTAGCGTGTTTGATCTTTCCCATAGGCTTAGAGAAAAAGGATGGCAGGTCCCCGCCTATTTTATGCCTCCAGAGGCTCAAAATACCGCGGTGATGAGAATAGTTATTCGTGAAGGATTTTCTAGAGACATGGCCGATGTT
- a CDS encoding Ppx/GppA phosphatase family protein, producing MIFPRKNPFVENKDRPESYYSLVEDTEGFAVFDIGSNTIKFLAARQKRDNTIEFLLHQSFTTRLAEGLFFTGELSPEAIYRTLDILSLLRRQADELGLRSRIAAATSAVRDSKNRKYFLKKAEEILGHKILLLSGDDEAKIIYRGVCSDPLLQGQASPLTVVDVGGGSSEWIQGKEKTPEYFLSLPLGAIRIRDRFVRGYPVGTKTVARMLLCLEKQLQDPLREIKGGCQKVMGTGGTISTMANIFQQSSKEDFLKTHLFSMDTDSIQKKIEELAHYDLEQLSTVPGLPLNRVEIIIPGMAVVFATLSVLGSATLVSSIRGLRYGLLDLLVTEKLQVG from the coding sequence ATGATCTTTCCGCGGAAAAATCCTTTTGTTGAAAATAAAGACAGGCCGGAGAGTTATTATTCCTTGGTTGAAGATACAGAAGGTTTTGCCGTCTTTGATATTGGAAGCAACACGATCAAGTTCCTTGCAGCACGGCAGAAACGGGATAACACGATTGAGTTTCTCCTGCATCAAAGTTTTACCACAAGGCTTGCCGAAGGCCTTTTTTTCACCGGGGAACTCAGCCCCGAAGCCATCTATAGAACGCTGGACATATTAAGCCTGCTTCGACGCCAGGCTGATGAATTAGGCCTTAGGAGCCGTATTGCGGCAGCCACCAGTGCTGTAAGAGACAGCAAAAACCGCAAGTATTTCTTGAAGAAGGCCGAAGAAATCCTCGGCCATAAAATCCTTCTCTTAAGCGGGGATGACGAAGCCAAGATAATTTACCGGGGAGTATGCTCTGATCCATTATTGCAGGGGCAGGCAAGTCCACTGACCGTCGTGGATGTCGGGGGGGGAAGTTCGGAATGGATCCAAGGAAAAGAAAAAACACCCGAATATTTTCTTAGTCTTCCTCTGGGAGCAATAAGGATAAGGGATCGGTTTGTCAGGGGCTATCCCGTCGGCACTAAAACCGTTGCAAGGATGCTTCTTTGCTTGGAAAAACAACTCCAAGATCCGTTAAGGGAGATAAAAGGGGGCTGTCAAAAAGTTATGGGTACAGGAGGAACGATCTCGACCATGGCCAATATTTTCCAGCAATCTTCTAAAGAAGATTTTTTGAAAACCCACCTTTTCTCCATGGATACCGATTCTATTCAAAAAAAAATTGAGGAGCTCGCCCACTACGATCTTGAGCAGTTAAGCACGGTTCCCGGTTTGCCCCTTAACCGCGTTGAAATCATCATTCCCGGAATGGCTGTTGTCTTTGCAACGCTGTCTGTTCTTGGATCAGCTACCCTTGTTTCAAGCATTCGAGGCCTGCGCTACGGTCTTCTTGACTTGCTGGTAACTGAAAAACTCCAAGTTGGATGA
- the clpB gene encoding ATP-dependent chaperone ClpB codes for MNRFTEKAQEAIAESQAIATHYGHQVVDVEHLLEALIAQEGGLIPRLLERCGIPLKIFREELEGELEKFPRITGTTATTGNYISQRFSELLVKAREEAKRLKDEYVSVEHLLLAMLEESSKTVVGRLFRSHGLTREALLRVLTEVRGSQRVTSPNPEVTYEALEKYGRDLTKLAELGKLDPVIGRDSEIRRTIQVLCRRTKNNPVLIGEPGVGKTAIVEGIAQRIVKGDVPESLKSRRIVALDMGALIAGAKYRGEFEERLKAVLKEISSSQGQIILFIDEIHTVVGAGKAEGAIDAGNMLKPMLARGELHCIGATTLDEYRKYIEKDAALERRFQPVLVEEPSVEDTISILRGLKNRYEVHHGVRIRDSALVAAAVLSHRYISDRFLPDKAIDLVDEAAAKLKTEIESMPEELESLERKVLQLEIEREALKKEKDEASQLRLKELEKELAETRAERDRLKAHWEGEKGAIIKLQQLREELQKAEQEMEKAQREYDLNKVAELRYGKIPVLNKQIQELESKISEKGESKERMIQEEVTPDLIAEIVSRWTGIPVSRLLEGEKEKLLKLDQILHKRVVGQDEAVQAVTDAILRARSGLKDPKRPIGSFIFLGPTGVGKTELARSLAEALFDSEENMIRLDMSEYMEKHTVARLIGAPPGYVGFEEGGQLTEAVRRKPYSVLLLDEIEKAHPEVFNLFLQILEDGRLTDGHGRTVDFRNTIIIMTSNIGSVYLTEAALAGGVIPDHVRAKIMDELRAVFRPEFLNRIDEVVIFKPLSLKEIKQIVDLQVVLLKNRLKEKYIEIELSDAAKEHLAQEGYSPVYGARPLRRVIQKELETPLSRKIIQGEIAEHDHVCIDFREGKLQFEVRKEQ; via the coding sequence ATGAACCGATTTACCGAAAAAGCACAGGAAGCGATTGCCGAATCCCAGGCAATTGCTACGCACTATGGGCATCAAGTCGTTGATGTCGAACACCTCCTTGAAGCCCTAATAGCCCAAGAAGGAGGGCTGATTCCGCGCCTCTTGGAAAGATGTGGTATTCCCCTTAAAATCTTTCGTGAAGAGCTCGAAGGGGAACTCGAAAAATTCCCTAGGATCACGGGAACAACTGCAACCACGGGCAACTACATCAGTCAACGCTTCAGCGAACTCTTGGTCAAGGCCAGGGAAGAAGCAAAAAGACTCAAAGATGAATATGTGAGCGTCGAACACCTGCTTTTGGCCATGCTCGAAGAATCCTCGAAAACCGTGGTGGGAAGGCTTTTCCGATCCCACGGGCTGACAAGGGAAGCTCTACTGCGGGTTCTCACCGAGGTTCGCGGATCACAACGAGTGACTTCTCCAAACCCCGAAGTGACCTATGAAGCCCTGGAAAAGTACGGCAGGGATTTAACCAAGCTAGCGGAACTTGGAAAACTCGACCCCGTTATCGGCAGAGATAGTGAAATCCGGAGAACCATTCAGGTACTCTGCAGACGGACAAAGAACAATCCCGTATTAATAGGGGAGCCGGGTGTAGGCAAGACCGCCATAGTCGAAGGGATTGCTCAAAGGATTGTCAAAGGGGATGTCCCTGAAAGCTTAAAAAGCCGGCGCATCGTAGCCCTGGATATGGGAGCATTGATAGCGGGAGCAAAATACCGCGGGGAGTTTGAAGAAAGGCTTAAGGCTGTTCTTAAAGAAATTAGTTCATCCCAAGGACAGATCATTCTTTTTATCGATGAAATCCATACCGTGGTGGGAGCGGGTAAAGCGGAGGGGGCGATTGATGCAGGCAACATGCTCAAGCCGATGTTAGCCCGCGGAGAGCTCCATTGTATCGGGGCCACGACTTTGGATGAGTACCGCAAATACATTGAAAAAGATGCAGCCCTGGAAAGAAGGTTTCAGCCAGTGCTGGTGGAAGAACCTAGCGTTGAAGACACCATTTCCATTCTCCGGGGACTCAAAAACCGCTATGAAGTTCATCATGGGGTGAGGATTAGGGACAGCGCTCTTGTTGCTGCAGCCGTTTTATCCCACCGTTACATTTCCGACCGGTTTTTGCCCGATAAGGCCATTGACTTGGTCGATGAAGCGGCGGCAAAGCTCAAGACAGAAATAGAAAGCATGCCCGAAGAGCTCGAATCCTTGGAAAGAAAAGTTCTCCAGTTGGAAATCGAAAGGGAAGCTTTGAAAAAAGAAAAAGATGAAGCTTCTCAATTAAGATTGAAAGAATTAGAAAAGGAACTTGCGGAGACAAGGGCTGAAAGGGACCGGCTAAAAGCCCATTGGGAAGGAGAAAAAGGAGCAATTATTAAGTTGCAGCAACTGCGTGAAGAACTCCAAAAAGCGGAACAGGAAATGGAAAAAGCTCAAAGGGAATATGACTTAAATAAAGTGGCCGAACTGCGCTATGGGAAAATTCCTGTTCTGAATAAACAGATCCAAGAACTCGAATCAAAAATCTCGGAAAAGGGAGAATCCAAAGAGCGCATGATCCAGGAAGAGGTCACCCCCGACCTCATAGCTGAAATTGTTTCCCGATGGACGGGTATCCCGGTATCTCGCCTTCTTGAAGGTGAAAAAGAAAAGCTTCTTAAGCTCGACCAGATCCTTCATAAGAGAGTGGTGGGGCAGGATGAGGCGGTTCAAGCGGTGACGGACGCCATTCTGCGGGCACGTTCAGGACTAAAAGATCCTAAAAGACCCATTGGCTCGTTTATCTTTTTAGGACCGACAGGGGTGGGAAAAACCGAACTGGCTCGCTCTCTTGCCGAGGCCCTCTTTGACAGCGAAGAAAACATGATTCGACTCGACATGAGCGAATACATGGAGAAGCATACGGTTGCCCGCCTGATCGGTGCTCCTCCGGGTTACGTCGGCTTTGAAGAAGGTGGCCAGCTGACCGAAGCGGTACGCCGGAAACCCTACTCTGTGCTCTTACTCGACGAGATAGAAAAAGCTCATCCTGAAGTTTTCAATCTCTTTTTGCAAATCCTCGAAGATGGTAGGCTTACCGACGGACATGGCCGAACAGTTGATTTTAGAAATACCATCATCATCATGACTTCCAACATTGGAAGTGTTTATTTGACAGAAGCAGCACTGGCCGGAGGCGTCATACCCGATCATGTCCGGGCGAAAATCATGGACGAGTTGCGGGCTGTTTTCCGTCCTGAATTTCTCAATAGAATCGATGAAGTGGTGATCTTTAAGCCCCTGAGTCTAAAGGAAATAAAGCAGATCGTCGATCTGCAGGTCGTCCTTCTCAAGAATAGGCTCAAGGAAAAATATATTGAAATCGAACTTAGCGATGCGGCAAAAGAACATCTTGCCCAAGAGGGTTACAGTCCTGTTTATGGGGCAAGACCTCTTCGGAGAGTTATTCAGAAAGAATTAGAAACTCCTCTTTCAAGAAAAATTATCCAGGGAGAGATCGCCGAGCATGATCATGTTTGCATTGACTTTAGAGAAGGAAAACTCCAATTTGAAGTAAGAAAAGAGCAATGA
- a CDS encoding DUF423 domain-containing protein, protein MNRLKIALAALLGCLAVICGAYGAHGLKLPPQDSHYLEMWKTAVQYHLVHVLGLLFVGSHKQGFWLPYLLFLLGIVFFSGSLYILVLTKSFFWAKFTPFGGMAFILGWLGLSIESLFRKISN, encoded by the coding sequence ATGAACAGGTTAAAAATTGCCTTAGCTGCTCTTCTCGGTTGCTTGGCCGTAATCTGTGGGGCGTACGGGGCCCACGGATTAAAACTTCCTCCCCAAGATTCTCACTACCTGGAAATGTGGAAAACAGCCGTGCAATATCACTTGGTTCATGTCCTTGGCCTTCTTTTTGTGGGTTCCCACAAACAGGGATTTTGGCTCCCCTACCTTTTGTTTCTTTTAGGCATTGTTTTTTTCAGCGGTTCTCTTTATATTTTAGTCTTAACCAAGTCGTTCTTCTGGGCAAAGTTTACCCCTTTTGGAGGAATGGCTTTTATTCTTGGATGGCTAGGGTTGAGCATTGAATCCCTTTTTAGAAAAATCTCAAATTGA
- the mutS gene encoding DNA mismatch repair protein MutS, protein MKETENLTPMMKQYWEAKRNLPPDVLLLFRLGDFFELFLEDAKEGAKILNLVLTQRQGVPMCGVPVENIEGYIGKLVKAGKRVAICDQMEQPKPGQLVKRQIVRIVSPGSNGYGSFLHPKEHQFCMGLFPWRNKLGISFIDITTGLFLAGQLDTDKEFFEMVVRYKPVEIIVPEGVDFPFIRRDAQGKEALEGPVQDCFIHRYFSWAFSYEEAQSFLVNHFKVSSLEGYGLGEMPAAVCSAGALLRYFGEELHQSLSHIVKILQIVPQHILWIDAIAQKTLEINHTQSKSGKSLFEAIDRTVTPGGGRLLRRWLSEPSNQLGVIEERQQAISFWLNNPNKRKELREILEKIGDLERLLSKVSQGYVNPRELSSIKESLRQLPVVKGLLSSLDEGLICRLCEDIALENELVEELEKALEENPPFSTKEGGIIKKGYCPALDELKEMSEQGKKWLIDFEQKEREKTGIKTLKIKYNQVFGYLIEVSHSQSKWVPQHYERRQTLANVERFITPELKEIELKILGSKNRAIELEQNLFEVLKEKIASRIPSIQKTMEAINKLDVLTSLADLAQERNYCKPTMVDEPVIEIEEGRHPIVEQCMASGDFVPNSTYLGPDQRILLITGPNMAGKSTYIRQVALLSLLAHTGSFIPAKKAKIGLLDRIFTRIGSNDDLAMGQSTFLVEMNETANILHNATSRSLVILDEVGRGTSTFDGLSLAWAIVEELYKTNRSLSLFATHYHELAKLADIYPEIKNYSMAVVESGGNVVFLRKVVKGSTDKSYGIQVAKLAGIPDRVIEKAKKILSMMESGQKKKSPSKKIKDSLDGPSLFPYLFDQEQ, encoded by the coding sequence ATGAAGGAAACCGAAAATCTTACTCCGATGATGAAACAGTACTGGGAGGCAAAACGGAATCTTCCTCCCGATGTCCTTCTTCTCTTTCGCCTTGGGGACTTTTTTGAACTGTTTTTAGAGGATGCCAAGGAAGGAGCCAAGATACTTAATTTGGTTTTGACCCAGAGACAGGGAGTACCGATGTGCGGTGTGCCCGTAGAAAATATCGAAGGCTATATCGGTAAACTGGTCAAAGCCGGGAAAAGAGTAGCCATTTGCGATCAAATGGAACAACCCAAGCCCGGCCAGCTTGTCAAGCGACAGATTGTTAGAATCGTCTCCCCGGGAAGCAACGGCTATGGCTCCTTTCTTCATCCTAAAGAGCACCAATTTTGCATGGGTCTTTTCCCTTGGAGAAACAAGCTAGGCATTTCTTTTATAGATATTACCACCGGATTATTCCTAGCCGGACAACTCGATACCGACAAGGAATTTTTCGAAATGGTTGTCCGCTACAAGCCCGTTGAAATCATTGTCCCCGAAGGAGTAGATTTTCCTTTCATTCGGAGAGATGCACAGGGCAAAGAAGCCTTGGAAGGACCCGTCCAGGATTGTTTTATCCATCGCTATTTTAGCTGGGCATTTTCTTACGAAGAAGCCCAAAGCTTTCTGGTAAACCATTTTAAAGTATCCTCTTTGGAAGGCTATGGCCTTGGAGAAATGCCTGCTGCCGTTTGCTCTGCCGGAGCCCTTCTTCGCTATTTTGGGGAGGAACTCCACCAAAGCCTTTCCCACATCGTTAAGATTCTCCAGATAGTTCCCCAACATATCCTCTGGATCGATGCGATTGCTCAAAAAACTCTTGAAATTAACCATACCCAGTCTAAATCGGGCAAAAGTCTTTTTGAAGCCATCGATCGAACCGTCACCCCCGGGGGAGGAAGGCTATTGCGGCGATGGCTTTCTGAACCCTCCAACCAACTGGGCGTGATTGAAGAAAGACAGCAGGCTATCTCTTTTTGGCTAAACAATCCCAACAAGAGGAAGGAACTTCGAGAAATACTCGAAAAGATAGGAGATTTGGAAAGGCTTCTTTCCAAAGTTTCTCAAGGCTATGTAAACCCTAGAGAACTGAGCAGCATCAAGGAATCTTTAAGGCAACTTCCTGTAGTGAAGGGTCTTCTCAGCTCCCTTGACGAGGGATTGATCTGCAGGCTTTGCGAGGATATCGCTTTAGAAAACGAACTCGTCGAGGAACTGGAAAAGGCTTTGGAAGAAAATCCTCCTTTTTCGACTAAAGAAGGAGGGATAATTAAAAAAGGGTATTGCCCGGCTTTAGACGAACTCAAGGAAATGTCGGAACAGGGGAAAAAATGGCTCATCGATTTCGAGCAAAAGGAAAGGGAAAAAACGGGCATAAAGACTCTGAAAATTAAATATAACCAGGTTTTCGGCTACTTAATCGAAGTCAGCCATTCCCAGTCGAAATGGGTCCCCCAACACTACGAAAGGCGCCAAACCCTCGCTAATGTCGAACGGTTTATTACCCCAGAGCTTAAAGAAATTGAACTTAAGATCCTCGGATCAAAAAATCGAGCCATTGAACTTGAACAGAACCTATTCGAAGTTTTAAAAGAAAAGATCGCTTCGAGGATTCCCTCCATCCAAAAGACAATGGAGGCGATTAACAAGCTGGATGTCCTGACTTCCCTTGCTGATTTAGCCCAAGAAAGAAATTATTGCAAGCCGACGATGGTCGATGAACCGGTTATCGAAATCGAGGAGGGGAGGCACCCCATCGTTGAGCAATGTATGGCTTCAGGAGATTTTGTTCCTAATTCTACTTATCTCGGTCCCGATCAACGGATTTTGTTGATTACCGGTCCCAACATGGCTGGCAAAAGTACTTACATAAGACAGGTCGCCCTTTTAAGTCTTTTGGCCCATACGGGGTCCTTTATTCCCGCAAAGAAAGCCAAAATCGGCTTGCTTGACAGAATATTTACCCGGATTGGATCCAATGATGATCTCGCCATGGGGCAAAGCACATTCCTTGTAGAGATGAATGAAACGGCCAACATTCTTCACAATGCAACCTCAAGGAGTTTAGTCATCCTTGACGAGGTGGGACGAGGAACGAGCACCTTCGATGGTTTATCCCTCGCATGGGCCATAGTTGAAGAGCTTTACAAGACAAACCGCTCTCTTAGCCTTTTTGCCACCCATTACCATGAGCTTGCCAAGCTGGCCGATATTTATCCCGAAATCAAGAACTATTCAATGGCTGTTGTGGAAAGCGGGGGGAATGTGGTTTTCCTTCGAAAAGTGGTCAAGGGAAGTACAGATAAAAGCTACGGCATTCAGGTAGCCAAACTGGCGGGAATCCCAGATCGAGTCATAGAAAAAGCAAAAAAAATCCTCTCCATGATGGAATCAGGACAAAAAAAGAAAAGCCCATCCAAAAAAATTAAAGATAGCCTTGATGGCCCTTCTCTTTTCCCTTACCTTTTCGACCAAGAGCAGTAA
- a CDS encoding thymidylate synthase yields the protein MQLYLQLLEKVLNFGIPKKDRTGIGTYSLFGEQLKFDLTLGFPLLTTKKLYWKAIVYELLWFLKGDTNVAYLHQNGVTIWDEWADENGNLGRIYGAQWRSWRGANGRTVDQIAWVIDQIKKDPDSRRLIVSAWNPAELEEMALPPCHVLFQFYVHYPYLSCKLYQRSADIFLGVPFNIASYSLLTHLVAQVTGLIPKEFIHSFGDIHLYASHLSQARLQLERTPKALPSLFINPKVKSIDDISFEDIELKGYDPHPPIKAAVAV from the coding sequence ATGCAGCTTTATCTTCAACTTCTAGAAAAAGTCCTGAACTTTGGCATTCCCAAGAAAGATCGGACGGGAATCGGAACCTATTCTCTTTTTGGAGAACAGTTGAAATTTGATCTTACTCTAGGTTTTCCCCTCCTTACAACAAAAAAACTGTACTGGAAAGCCATCGTCTATGAACTGCTTTGGTTCCTCAAGGGGGATACCAACGTAGCCTATCTGCACCAAAATGGAGTGACCATTTGGGATGAATGGGCGGATGAAAACGGGAATTTAGGGAGAATCTATGGCGCACAATGGAGAAGCTGGCGTGGGGCGAATGGAAGAACCGTCGATCAGATAGCTTGGGTCATTGATCAGATCAAAAAAGATCCCGACAGCCGCAGGCTCATAGTCAGTGCCTGGAATCCTGCCGAGCTTGAAGAAATGGCTCTTCCTCCCTGCCATGTTCTTTTCCAGTTCTACGTCCATTACCCTTATCTTTCATGCAAACTCTACCAGAGAAGTGCAGACATTTTTCTTGGGGTTCCTTTTAACATCGCCTCTTATTCCCTTCTTACCCATCTTGTAGCCCAAGTTACCGGTTTAATCCCCAAGGAATTTATACACAGTTTTGGGGATATTCATCTTTATGCAAGCCACCTCTCTCAAGCCCGGCTTCAATTGGAAAGAACACCTAAAGCCTTGCCTTCCTTGTTTATCAATCCAAAGGTGAAATCCATCGATGACATTTCTTTTGAGGACATCGAACTTAAAGGCTATGATCCCCATCCACCGATAAAAGCGGCTGTTGCCGTTTGA
- a CDS encoding fatty acid desaturase family protein — MSSSNDQSDPSQILSWKAKLRAYQRPSLWKSLWQLSNTLLPYAALWYLISLFASVSVFIVIPLIFLCAAFQVRIFSLFHDCCHGSFFKSQKANEIVGTILGLLVFTPYHHWRWEHSIHHRSAGNLDKRGIGDLWTWTVKEYLNAAWWKKLLYRILRHPLFLFGISPLGLFLVKYRFASKQAGEKERRSVFVTNVGILVLGCFLGLIMGWQKYILIQLAVAFLAAASGIWLFYVQHQFEEVYWERAERWDYKSVALAGSSFYKLPKLLEWFTANIGYHHVHHLSPRIPNYLLSRCHKSLPLFEKVTTLTLPSSFKTLHLHLWDEESKKMVNFKFLKTLSHSKKQAQ; from the coding sequence ATGTCCTCTTCCAATGATCAATCCGATCCATCTCAAATTCTTTCCTGGAAAGCAAAACTGCGTGCCTATCAAAGGCCTTCTCTGTGGAAAAGCCTTTGGCAACTTTCTAACACCCTGCTTCCCTATGCTGCTCTTTGGTATCTGATCTCTTTGTTTGCCTCTGTTTCTGTTTTCATCGTTATTCCCTTGATTTTTTTATGCGCGGCTTTTCAAGTTAGAATTTTTTCTCTCTTCCACGACTGTTGCCACGGCTCTTTTTTCAAATCGCAAAAGGCAAACGAAATCGTAGGGACAATCCTTGGCCTGCTCGTTTTTACTCCCTATCACCATTGGAGATGGGAACATTCCATCCATCACCGCAGTGCTGGAAATTTAGATAAGAGAGGCATTGGAGATCTTTGGACATGGACGGTAAAAGAATATTTAAACGCAGCCTGGTGGAAAAAACTCCTCTATCGTATTCTCCGTCATCCTCTTTTCTTATTCGGGATCTCTCCTCTGGGCCTATTTCTCGTCAAGTACCGTTTTGCTTCCAAACAGGCCGGGGAAAAAGAACGTCGGTCGGTATTCGTCACGAATGTCGGGATACTGGTACTGGGTTGTTTTTTGGGCCTGATCATGGGTTGGCAAAAATATATTCTCATCCAGCTTGCCGTGGCTTTTCTGGCTGCCGCTTCGGGAATATGGCTATTCTATGTTCAACATCAATTTGAAGAAGTTTACTGGGAACGGGCAGAGAGGTGGGATTATAAATCGGTTGCCCTGGCAGGCAGCTCCTTTTATAAACTTCCCAAACTCTTGGAATGGTTTACGGCTAATATCGGTTACCACCACGTTCATCATTTAAGTCCTCGAATCCCTAACTACTTACTCAGCCGGTGCCACAAAAGCCTACCGCTGTTTGAAAAGGTTACGACTTTAACTCTTCCTTCGAGTTTCAAAACCCTGCACCTTCACCTCTGGGACGAGGAAAGTAAAAAGATGGTCAATTTTAAATTTCTTAAAACTCTTTCTCATTCCAAAAAACAAGCTCAATAA